One window from the genome of Lasioglossum baleicum chromosome 9, iyLasBale1, whole genome shotgun sequence encodes:
- the Hig gene encoding locomotion-related protein hikaru genki isoform X4, translated as MLAGPEKCRIASRRRSFRIIPNRENRVLLTETRTIPVFSYSPLMTVRGETEDVPPTIMFGLPAGSAAVEPSGALAVFPGSILHLECLFARKLGNPEWTWTSTYRQYLSGWAIAASERDWKYRLSIYYAKAQDSGTYTCSTPRGLSNSIRVNVADVQCPVLSLPEPPLLGKIEGAKMGHGAVFECPVGYRLDGAPGITCQYNGKWSGDIPRCETIECPALDTLDDSRLQLIEYNNSFGDRAVFTCMWGHKLVGSDTIKCKEDGSWSGDVPICAEITCPPPSIPKSGRIIEQTHRHNSERKHHRGRIHKVGALVRYACLPGHQLLGEASIICTEDGTWSHASPICKVRCPYPGDPPHGRIAPLKFWYKPGDNIQVTCSPGYVTPLEPVRRPTCRENGIWSAPPPPCRSYKDV; from the exons ATGCTAGCTGGACCGGAAAAGTGCCGTATTGCGTCCCGACGACGGTCATTTCGAATTATACCG AATCGAGAGAATCGAGTTCTCCTGACGGAGACGAGGACGATACCTGTGTTTAGTTATTCTCCTCTGATGACTGTTCGAGGAGAAACAGAGGACGTACCACCGACGATCATGTTCGGACTACCAGCTGGTTCGGCGGCCGTGGAACCGTCCGGTGCACTCGCGGTCTTTCCAGGAAGCATTCTTCACTTGGAGTGCCTTTTCGCTAGGAAGCTTGGTAACCCGGAATGGACCTGGACATCTACCTATCGCCAGTATTTAAGTG GATGGGCGATCGCAGCTAGCGAAAGGGATTGGAAATACCGGCTATCAATATATTACGCGAAAGCTCAAGATTCCGGTACGTACACCTGCTCCACGCCCCGCGGACTCTCCAACTCCATTCGTGTTAACGTTGCTG ACGTCCAATGCCCGGTTTTGAGCCTGCCGGAACCACCGTTGCTCGGGAAGATCGAAGGTGCGAAGATGGGTCACGGAGCGGTGTTCGAGTGCCCTGTTGGATACAGACTGGATGGTGCTCCCGGCATAACGTGTCAATACAATG GTAAATGGTCCGGTGACATACCACGATGCGAGACGATCGAGTGTCCGGCTCTGGATACGCTCGACGATTCCCGGTTGCAGCTGATCGAGTACAATAACAGTTTCGGCGATAGGGCGGTGTTTACTTGCATGTGGGGCCATAAGCTCGTCGGTTCGGATACTATAAAATGCAAAGAGGACGGATCATGGAGCGGAGACGTGCCGATTTGTGCTG AAATTACCTGTCCACCACCATCGATACCGAAAAGCGGACGAATCATCGAGCAAACCCACCGTCACAATTCGGAGAGGAAACATCATCGCGGTCGAATACACAAAGTCGGCGCGCTCGTCAGATACGCCTGCTTGCCGGGTCATCAACTTCTCGGCGAGGCTTCAATAATATGCACCGAAGACGGCACGTGGTCTCACGCATCACCGATTT GCAAAGTGAGATGTCCTTATCCGGGTGATCCACCGCACGGACGAATCGCTCCTCTTAAGTTTTGGTACAAACCCGGCGATAATATACAG GTCACCTGCTCGCCCGGATACGTAACACCGCTGGAACCTGTCAGGAGGCCAACTTGTAGGGAAAACGGCATATGGAGCGCGCCACCGCCTCCCTGCAGATCGTACAAAGACGTTTAA
- the LOC143211912 gene encoding tRNA-splicing endonuclease subunit Sen15, producing MYDICHPSYYHIGKLGCTDPVKISTTFYVYIELCEARQYWDVNYKYNESVDLLYLEVKKKKNSETEFYVPWPTLYNISLSKIEEIQEGLNSDKITFVFKSEDSTSIIYKVTKGLVKPMSPEVTKLMKEKEERKLDLEKEIRKNTSNLYELAKSLNWDNTDKNAETDIDKADENE from the exons ATGTACGATATATGTCATCCTAGT TATTATCACATCGGAAAATTGGGATGCACAGATCCCGTGAAGATAAGTACAACGTTCTATGTTTACATCGAACTGTGCGAAG CACGACAATATTGGGACGTCAACTATAAATACAACGAGAGCGTGGATTTACTCTATTTAGAAgttaaaaagaagaagaacTCCGAAACCGAATTCTACGTACCATGGCCAACATTGTACAACATATCCTTGAGCAAAATCGAAGAAATACAAGAAGGCTTAAACAGCGATAA GATCACATTTGTTTTTAAATCCGAGGATAGCACCAGCATTATCTACAAAGTGACTAAAGGCCTAGTCAAACCTATGTCTCCAGAAGTTACTAAATTGATGAAggagaaggaagaaagaaagttAGATTTAGAAAaggaaattcgaaaaaacacttCCAACTTGTACGAACTAGCAAAATCTTTAAACTGGGATAATACTGACAAAAACGCAGAGACTGACATAGACAAAGCAGATGAGAACGAATAG
- the Hig gene encoding locomotion-related protein hikaru genki isoform X1, with protein MFIEKERRRKLFESVFRASPSTTAGWFLLLLGLIVGFCDAGQTGADGLQQSCKLEGLHPLLIVTYKNITISVDRITVPHEERVTVRCRELGKYKLIGDSLLHCRNASWTGKVPYCVPTTVISNYTGETEDVPPTIMFGLPAGSAAVEPSGALAVFPGSILHLECLFARKLGNPEWTWTSTYRQYLSGWAIAASERDWKYRLSIYYAKAQDSGTYTCSTPRGLSNSIRVNVADVQCPVLSLPEPPLLGKIEGAKMGHGAVFECPVGYRLDGAPGITCQYNGKWSGDIPRCETIECPALDTLDDSRLQLIEYNNSFGDRAVFTCMWGHKLVGSDTIKCKEDGSWSGDVPICAEITCPPPSIPKSGRIIEQTHRHNSERKHHRGRIHKVGALVRYACLPGHQLLGEASIICTEDGTWSHASPICKVRCPYPGDPPHGRIAPLKFWYKPGDNIQVTCSPGYVTPLEPVRRPTCRENGIWSAPPPPCRSYKDV; from the exons ATGTTCATCGAGAAGGAAAGAAGAAGGAAATTGTTCGAGAGCGTGTTTCGTGCGAGCCCGTCGACCACGGCGGGATGGTTCCTCCTCTTGCTCGGTCTAATTGTTGGATTTTGCGATGCGGGTCAAACAG GTGCGGACGGACTCCAGCAGAGTTGCAAACTCGAAGGTCTCCATCCGCTCTTGATCGTCACCTACAAAAATATAACGATATCG GTGGATAGAATCACTGTACCGCACGAGGAACGTGTGACCGTTCGATGCAGGGAACTCGGTAAATACAAGCTGATCGGCGATTCGCTGCTGCATTGTCGGAATGCTAGCTGGACCGGAAAAGTGCCGTATTGCGTCCCGACGACGGTCATTTCGAATTATACCG GAGAAACAGAGGACGTACCACCGACGATCATGTTCGGACTACCAGCTGGTTCGGCGGCCGTGGAACCGTCCGGTGCACTCGCGGTCTTTCCAGGAAGCATTCTTCACTTGGAGTGCCTTTTCGCTAGGAAGCTTGGTAACCCGGAATGGACCTGGACATCTACCTATCGCCAGTATTTAAGTG GATGGGCGATCGCAGCTAGCGAAAGGGATTGGAAATACCGGCTATCAATATATTACGCGAAAGCTCAAGATTCCGGTACGTACACCTGCTCCACGCCCCGCGGACTCTCCAACTCCATTCGTGTTAACGTTGCTG ACGTCCAATGCCCGGTTTTGAGCCTGCCGGAACCACCGTTGCTCGGGAAGATCGAAGGTGCGAAGATGGGTCACGGAGCGGTGTTCGAGTGCCCTGTTGGATACAGACTGGATGGTGCTCCCGGCATAACGTGTCAATACAATG GTAAATGGTCCGGTGACATACCACGATGCGAGACGATCGAGTGTCCGGCTCTGGATACGCTCGACGATTCCCGGTTGCAGCTGATCGAGTACAATAACAGTTTCGGCGATAGGGCGGTGTTTACTTGCATGTGGGGCCATAAGCTCGTCGGTTCGGATACTATAAAATGCAAAGAGGACGGATCATGGAGCGGAGACGTGCCGATTTGTGCTG AAATTACCTGTCCACCACCATCGATACCGAAAAGCGGACGAATCATCGAGCAAACCCACCGTCACAATTCGGAGAGGAAACATCATCGCGGTCGAATACACAAAGTCGGCGCGCTCGTCAGATACGCCTGCTTGCCGGGTCATCAACTTCTCGGCGAGGCTTCAATAATATGCACCGAAGACGGCACGTGGTCTCACGCATCACCGATTT GCAAAGTGAGATGTCCTTATCCGGGTGATCCACCGCACGGACGAATCGCTCCTCTTAAGTTTTGGTACAAACCCGGCGATAATATACAG GTCACCTGCTCGCCCGGATACGTAACACCGCTGGAACCTGTCAGGAGGCCAACTTGTAGGGAAAACGGCATATGGAGCGCGCCACCGCCTCCCTGCAGATCGTACAAAGACGTTTAA
- the Pkn gene encoding serine/threonine-protein kinase N isoform X3, whose translation MGPSSPSQEGLFTDPRFLSLEKQLNIELKVKQGAENMIQSLTGGRDKKLLQDAQQMLDDSRAKIEFLRMRIMKVRQARQQQERGDAPPPNGEATSNKDKYEPSLELALEERVEELRHRLRIEAAVVEGAKNVIRLLQSAKVADKKALTEAQASLAESSRKLDLLRLSLELRRQELPPDSGTAAQLKRELASVQSASPVPVTYTSLQPFRGPLEGRATVPASVSRCAAVTGQLEVRLMGCQDLAEEVPGRTRREHPASPDLRSFVKGVTGRSSSKSYSVKDETSNDIMAVIKLDNQTVAQTSWRPCSQQAWDQRFSIELDKSRELEIGIYWKDWRSLCAVKFLRLEEFIDDVRHGMALQLEPQGLLFAEIKFLNPMISRKPKLQRQRKIFKQQVKNFPRANQMNINVATWGRLLKRSAPSLHNTRNSESPPSGPQPLQLVFDTSLEDKPETPGELPDPDKGGLGGARPLGLSASSSSPTLPRPPEHPPPPPPTITKKPSLPAPPPPPKLDQELQSALREFDFLHNEEKGGPQGANLRPLVTEPRPVLIAPPSPRTPSPQPVVEFPEDEVVYEMPSKPSQYRDSAYESRRHSQLTGMTIENFRLLSVLGRGHFGKVILSQYRNTGEYFAIKALKKGDIIARDEVESLLSEKRIFEVANATRHPFLVNLFACFQTEAHVCFVMEYAAGGDLMMHIHADVFGEPRAVFYSACVVLGLQYLHESRIIYRDLKLDNLLLDTEGYVKIADFGLCKEGMGYGDRTGTFCGTPEFLAPEVLTETSYTRAVDWWGLGVLIFEMLVGESPFPGDDEEEVFDSIVNDEVRYPRFLSLEAIAIMRRLLRKNPDRRLGSSERDAEDVKKQAFFRHIAWDDLLLRRVKPPFVPVIHSVEDVSNFDEEFTSEKPQLTPPKDPRPLSDLEQSLFKDFTYMADWC comes from the exons GTGAAGCAGGGGGCGGAGAATATGATCCAGAGTTTAACTGGCGGCAGGGACAAGAAGTTGCTGCAGGACGCGCAGCAAATGCTGGACGATTCCCGTGCGAAAATCGAGTTCCTACGTATGCGGATAATGAAGGTGCGACAGGCTCGTCAGCAACAAGAACGCGGCGATGCTCCGCCACCGAACGGAGAAGCAACTAGCAATAAAG ATAAATACGAGCCCAGCCTGGAGCTCGCGTTAGAGGAAAGGGTGGAGGAGCTGCGACACCGTTTGCGGATCGAAGCTGCGGTGGTGGAAGGAGCTAAGAACGTGATACGTCTGCTGCAAAGTGCCAAAGTCGCTGATAAGAAGGCGTTAACGGAG GCTCAAGCAAGTCTCGCGGAATCAAGTAGAAAGCTGGACCTATTGAGATTATCCCTTGAACTTAGAAGACAGGAGCTGCCGCCCGACAGCGGAACCGCTGCTCAGTTGAAGAGAGAGCTGGCTAGCGTGCAGTCAGCTAGCCCTGTACCGGTCACTTACACTTCTCTGCAACCTTTCCGCGGACCTCTCGAGGGCAGAGCTACCGTGCCCGCTTCAGTTTCAAGATGTGCAGCTGTAACTGGACAGCTAGAG GTTAGACTAATGGGATGTCAAGACTTGGCGGAGGAAGTGCCTGGACGTACCAGACGAGAGCATCCAGCGAGTCCAGACCTGCGCAGCTTCGTCAAGGGAGTCACAGGGCGCAGCTCGAGCAAATCCTACAGCGTTAAGGATGAAACAAGTA ATGATATTATGGCAGTCATTAAGCTGGACAACCAAACAGTAGCGCAAACAAGTTGGCGACCATGTTCCCAGCAGGCTTGGGATCAAAG GTTTTCCATTGAACTAGATAAATCAAGAGAGCTTGAGATAGGCATTTACTGGAAAGACTGGAGATCCCTTTGCGCCGTGAAATTCTTGCGTCTGGAGGAGTTCATCGACGACGTCAGACACGGAATGGCCCTTCAGTTGGAACCTCAGGGTCTCCTGTTTGCTGAGATTAAATTCCTGAACCCGATGATCTCGAGGAAGCCTAAGCTGCAACGTCAACGCAAGATCTTCAAGCAGCAAGTGAAGAACTTCCCTAGAGCCAATCAGATGAACATCAACGTCGCCACTTGGGGCAGGCTACTGAAACGATCGGCCCCTTCGCTACACAATACAAGAAACTCTGAGAGTCCGCCGTCAG GACCGCAACCTTTGCAGCTAGTTTTTGATACTTCCTTGGAGGACAAGCCTGAAACACCTGGGGAATTGCCTGATCCTGACAAGGGAGGACTCGGAGGAGCTAGACCCCTGGGACTGTCAGCATCCAGCAGTAGTCCCACACTGCCACGACCTCCGGAACATCCTCCACCACCTCCTCCCACGATCACCAAGAAACCATCGTTGCCAGCGCCGCCCCCGCCACCTAAACTAGATCAAGAG TTGCAGAGTGCATTAAGGGAGTTTGATTTCCTGCACAACGAGGAAAAGGGGGGGCCTCAGGGCGCAAATTTGAGGCCTCTTGTTACAGAGCCTCGTCCTGTGCTGATTGCACCACCCTCTCCACGCACACCCTCGCCCCAACCTGTCGTCGAGTTTCCTGAAGATGAG GTCGTGTACGAAATGCCCTCTAAGCCTTCTCAATACAGAGATAGTGCCTACGAGTCTAGAAGACACTCGCAGCTGACCGGAATGACCATAGAGAACTTTAGGCTGCTCTCGGTCCTGGGTCGTGGTCATTTCGGCAAAGTGATTTTGTCGCAGTACAGAAACACGGGAGAATACTTCGCGATTAAAGCATTGAAGAAGGGAGACATTATCGCAAGGGATGAAGTTGAGTCATTGTTGTCCGAGAAAAGAATATTCGAAGTGGCGAATGCAACGCGCCACCCCTTCCTGGTGAACCTCTTCGCTTGTTTCCAAACAGAg GCACATGTGTGTTTTGTGATGGAGTACGCAGCTGGAGGAGATCTCATGATGCATATACACGCGGACGTCTTCGGGGAGCCACGAGCAGTCTTTTACTCAGCTTGCGTTGTGTTAGGGTTGCAATATTTGCATGAGAGTCGTATCATTTACAG AGATTTGAAACTAGACAATTTATTATTGGATACAGAGGGATATGTGAAGATCGCAGATTTCGGTTTGTGTAAAGAGGGAATGGGTTACGGGGATAGAACAGGAACTTTCTGTGGAACGCCAGAGTTCTTGGCGCCTGAGGTTCTCACCGAAACCTCGTACACCAGAGCAGTCGATTGGTGGGGCCTTGGTGTACTGATATTTGAAATGCTCGTTGGCGAG TCTCCTTTCCCTGGTGACGACGAGGAGGAAGTATTCGACTCGATTGTGAATGATGAAGTTCGCTATCCGCGATTCCTTTCTTTGGAAGCAATAGCAATAATGCGAAGG TTGCTAAGGAAAAACCCTGATAGAAGATTGGGCAGCAGTGAAAGAGATGCTGAGGATGTTAAAAAGCAAGCATTCTTTAGGCACATAGCTTGGGACGATTTACTTCTGAGACGCGTGAAGCCACCGTTTGTTCCAGTGATT CATTCTGTGGAAGACGTCAGTAATTTCGATGAGGAATTTACATCCGAGAAACCGCAACTAACTCCGCCTAAAGATCCTAGACCACTTAGCGATTTAGAACAAAGCCTATTTAAAGATTTTACGTATATGGCTGACTGGTGCTAG
- the Hig gene encoding locomotion-related protein hikaru genki isoform X2, whose protein sequence is MFIEKERRRKLFESVFRASPSTTAGWFLLLLGLIVGFCDAGQTGADGLQQSCKLEGLHPLLIVTYKNITISVDRITVPHEERVTVRCRELGKYKLIGDSLLHCRNASWTGKVPYCVPTTVISNYTEDVPPTIMFGLPAGSAAVEPSGALAVFPGSILHLECLFARKLGNPEWTWTSTYRQYLSGWAIAASERDWKYRLSIYYAKAQDSGTYTCSTPRGLSNSIRVNVADVQCPVLSLPEPPLLGKIEGAKMGHGAVFECPVGYRLDGAPGITCQYNGKWSGDIPRCETIECPALDTLDDSRLQLIEYNNSFGDRAVFTCMWGHKLVGSDTIKCKEDGSWSGDVPICAEITCPPPSIPKSGRIIEQTHRHNSERKHHRGRIHKVGALVRYACLPGHQLLGEASIICTEDGTWSHASPICKVRCPYPGDPPHGRIAPLKFWYKPGDNIQVTCSPGYVTPLEPVRRPTCRENGIWSAPPPPCRSYKDV, encoded by the exons ATGTTCATCGAGAAGGAAAGAAGAAGGAAATTGTTCGAGAGCGTGTTTCGTGCGAGCCCGTCGACCACGGCGGGATGGTTCCTCCTCTTGCTCGGTCTAATTGTTGGATTTTGCGATGCGGGTCAAACAG GTGCGGACGGACTCCAGCAGAGTTGCAAACTCGAAGGTCTCCATCCGCTCTTGATCGTCACCTACAAAAATATAACGATATCG GTGGATAGAATCACTGTACCGCACGAGGAACGTGTGACCGTTCGATGCAGGGAACTCGGTAAATACAAGCTGATCGGCGATTCGCTGCTGCATTGTCGGAATGCTAGCTGGACCGGAAAAGTGCCGTATTGCGTCCCGACGACGGTCATTTCGAATTATACCG AGGACGTACCACCGACGATCATGTTCGGACTACCAGCTGGTTCGGCGGCCGTGGAACCGTCCGGTGCACTCGCGGTCTTTCCAGGAAGCATTCTTCACTTGGAGTGCCTTTTCGCTAGGAAGCTTGGTAACCCGGAATGGACCTGGACATCTACCTATCGCCAGTATTTAAGTG GATGGGCGATCGCAGCTAGCGAAAGGGATTGGAAATACCGGCTATCAATATATTACGCGAAAGCTCAAGATTCCGGTACGTACACCTGCTCCACGCCCCGCGGACTCTCCAACTCCATTCGTGTTAACGTTGCTG ACGTCCAATGCCCGGTTTTGAGCCTGCCGGAACCACCGTTGCTCGGGAAGATCGAAGGTGCGAAGATGGGTCACGGAGCGGTGTTCGAGTGCCCTGTTGGATACAGACTGGATGGTGCTCCCGGCATAACGTGTCAATACAATG GTAAATGGTCCGGTGACATACCACGATGCGAGACGATCGAGTGTCCGGCTCTGGATACGCTCGACGATTCCCGGTTGCAGCTGATCGAGTACAATAACAGTTTCGGCGATAGGGCGGTGTTTACTTGCATGTGGGGCCATAAGCTCGTCGGTTCGGATACTATAAAATGCAAAGAGGACGGATCATGGAGCGGAGACGTGCCGATTTGTGCTG AAATTACCTGTCCACCACCATCGATACCGAAAAGCGGACGAATCATCGAGCAAACCCACCGTCACAATTCGGAGAGGAAACATCATCGCGGTCGAATACACAAAGTCGGCGCGCTCGTCAGATACGCCTGCTTGCCGGGTCATCAACTTCTCGGCGAGGCTTCAATAATATGCACCGAAGACGGCACGTGGTCTCACGCATCACCGATTT GCAAAGTGAGATGTCCTTATCCGGGTGATCCACCGCACGGACGAATCGCTCCTCTTAAGTTTTGGTACAAACCCGGCGATAATATACAG GTCACCTGCTCGCCCGGATACGTAACACCGCTGGAACCTGTCAGGAGGCCAACTTGTAGGGAAAACGGCATATGGAGCGCGCCACCGCCTCCCTGCAGATCGTACAAAGACGTTTAA
- the Hig gene encoding locomotion-related protein hikaru genki isoform X3, whose protein sequence is MATRLGAFQNGADGLQQSCKLEGLHPLLIVTYKNITISVDRITVPHEERVTVRCRELGKYKLIGDSLLHCRNASWTGKVPYCVPTTVISNYTGETEDVPPTIMFGLPAGSAAVEPSGALAVFPGSILHLECLFARKLGNPEWTWTSTYRQYLSGWAIAASERDWKYRLSIYYAKAQDSGTYTCSTPRGLSNSIRVNVADVQCPVLSLPEPPLLGKIEGAKMGHGAVFECPVGYRLDGAPGITCQYNGKWSGDIPRCETIECPALDTLDDSRLQLIEYNNSFGDRAVFTCMWGHKLVGSDTIKCKEDGSWSGDVPICAEITCPPPSIPKSGRIIEQTHRHNSERKHHRGRIHKVGALVRYACLPGHQLLGEASIICTEDGTWSHASPICKVRCPYPGDPPHGRIAPLKFWYKPGDNIQVTCSPGYVTPLEPVRRPTCRENGIWSAPPPPCRSYKDV, encoded by the exons ATGGCGACGCGTCTGGGCGCTTTTCAAAACG GTGCGGACGGACTCCAGCAGAGTTGCAAACTCGAAGGTCTCCATCCGCTCTTGATCGTCACCTACAAAAATATAACGATATCG GTGGATAGAATCACTGTACCGCACGAGGAACGTGTGACCGTTCGATGCAGGGAACTCGGTAAATACAAGCTGATCGGCGATTCGCTGCTGCATTGTCGGAATGCTAGCTGGACCGGAAAAGTGCCGTATTGCGTCCCGACGACGGTCATTTCGAATTATACCG GAGAAACAGAGGACGTACCACCGACGATCATGTTCGGACTACCAGCTGGTTCGGCGGCCGTGGAACCGTCCGGTGCACTCGCGGTCTTTCCAGGAAGCATTCTTCACTTGGAGTGCCTTTTCGCTAGGAAGCTTGGTAACCCGGAATGGACCTGGACATCTACCTATCGCCAGTATTTAAGTG GATGGGCGATCGCAGCTAGCGAAAGGGATTGGAAATACCGGCTATCAATATATTACGCGAAAGCTCAAGATTCCGGTACGTACACCTGCTCCACGCCCCGCGGACTCTCCAACTCCATTCGTGTTAACGTTGCTG ACGTCCAATGCCCGGTTTTGAGCCTGCCGGAACCACCGTTGCTCGGGAAGATCGAAGGTGCGAAGATGGGTCACGGAGCGGTGTTCGAGTGCCCTGTTGGATACAGACTGGATGGTGCTCCCGGCATAACGTGTCAATACAATG GTAAATGGTCCGGTGACATACCACGATGCGAGACGATCGAGTGTCCGGCTCTGGATACGCTCGACGATTCCCGGTTGCAGCTGATCGAGTACAATAACAGTTTCGGCGATAGGGCGGTGTTTACTTGCATGTGGGGCCATAAGCTCGTCGGTTCGGATACTATAAAATGCAAAGAGGACGGATCATGGAGCGGAGACGTGCCGATTTGTGCTG AAATTACCTGTCCACCACCATCGATACCGAAAAGCGGACGAATCATCGAGCAAACCCACCGTCACAATTCGGAGAGGAAACATCATCGCGGTCGAATACACAAAGTCGGCGCGCTCGTCAGATACGCCTGCTTGCCGGGTCATCAACTTCTCGGCGAGGCTTCAATAATATGCACCGAAGACGGCACGTGGTCTCACGCATCACCGATTT GCAAAGTGAGATGTCCTTATCCGGGTGATCCACCGCACGGACGAATCGCTCCTCTTAAGTTTTGGTACAAACCCGGCGATAATATACAG GTCACCTGCTCGCCCGGATACGTAACACCGCTGGAACCTGTCAGGAGGCCAACTTGTAGGGAAAACGGCATATGGAGCGCGCCACCGCCTCCCTGCAGATCGTACAAAGACGTTTAA
- the LOC143211913 gene encoding uncharacterized protein LOC143211913, giving the protein MATKVVELYKDSRWSTKDKLDQYRGILKLYGREKKLRQQDAVKLKRRVSWQLNTFREDVKKYRQLVKDTKTQAYRVLRGHRDLQLKCLDRGAEHTYSTIYEDNCLRRRRLDILRYEKKKKMKFCFELQLEHAEYSERYAEEQQMIRTAAEGLQQQLIARYQLAIAKQNAAKAIHITYSCMLEILKQDSVRHDALLDILKQDRRSQCKVILKATIMGQLAVEETDDIEQKCKLLTRKVWNNMKERERTLALVRSQVEDLWSYAQSLIRTESETILTMQVRDASMAANESLERQVKSLEKVLQKVQESLLVRSYRELLSRLEEQMKQRTRLLEQFNRNVRERDSLLSRKNEALTSLSEIEHAVVANVEAYNADRNALLAQITMQQQRRIEHRKVRKVRGELLMDIRAALQNMVAMLFCVRRGVVRAQKKKTSKEGKDDTEEEALPSMEKVETEGLALLSTVSRKVGALFGMSNFEFDQDRDERAKDLYQTYVSNYNSKLKFRDEEADATGFIVEHEAIDSTVLTRADIKLRSKQAVEAFTRLQ; this is encoded by the exons ATGGCTACGAAAGTAGTCGAACTGTACAAGGACAGTAGATGGTCCACGAAAGACAAACTCGACCAATATCGTGGGATTTTAAAGTTGTACG GCCGCGAGAAGAAGTTGCGACAGCAAGATGCCGTAAAGTTGAAGAGAAGGGTATCGTGGCAGCTGAACACGTTCCGAGAGGACGTGAAAAAGTACCGGCAACTCGTCAAAGATACCAAAACTCAAGCGTACAGAGTGCTGCGAGGTCACCGGGATTTGCAGTTGAAATGCCTTGATCGTGGAGCAGAG CACACCTACTCGACCATCTACGAGGATAATTGTCTGAGGCGACGTCGGCTGGACATACTTCGTtacgagaaaaagaagaaaatgaagTTTTGCTTCGAATTGCAG TTGGAGCACGCGGAATACTCCGAGAGGTATGCGGAGGAACAGCAGATGATACGGACCGCAGCGGAAGGTCTGCAACAACAACTAATAGCGCGCTATCAGCTGGCTATAGCGAAGCAAAACGCAGCAAAAGCGATACACATAACGTACAGCTGTATGCTTGAAATCTTGAAACAG GATTCGGTGCGACACGACGCCCTGTTGGATATATTGAAGCAAGATCGGCGAAGTCAATGCAAGGTGATACTCAAGGCGACGATAATGGGCCAGCTGGCGGTCGAAGAAACGGACGACATAGAACAGAAGTGCAAACTGCTCACGCGAAAAGTTTGGAACAACATGAAGGAGCGGGAACGCACTTTGGCGCTTGTTCGCAGCCAAGTTGAAGATCTATGGTCGTACGCGCAATCTTTGATACGAACCGAG AGCGAAACAATATTGACCATGCAAGTTAGGGACGCTTCGATGGCGGCGAACGAATCGTTGGAAAGGCAGGTGAAATCCCTCGAGAAAGTCTTGCAGAAAGTTCAAGAGTCGCTGCTGGTGCGATCTTATCGAGAGTTACTGTCGAG GTTGGAAGAACAAATGAAACAGAGAACGCGATTGCTCGAGCAATTCAACCGGAATGTCCGAGAACGCGACTCGCTGTTGTCGCGGAAAAACGAAGCTTTAACCAGTCTATCGGAGATAGAGCATGCTGTTGTCGCTAACGTGGAAGC ATATAACGCggacagaaatgctcttctggcTCAGATCACGATGCAACAGCAGCGTCGAATCGAGCACAGGAAGGTAAGAAAAGTTCGTGGCGAGTTGTTAATGGACATACGAGCTGCGTTACAAAACATGGTAGCTATGCTATTCTGCGTAAGGAGAGGAGTCGTTAGAGCACAGAAGAAAAAGACATCGAAAGAAGGCAAGGACGACACGGAAGAAGAGGCTCTACCATCAATGGAGAAAGTCGAAACGGAGG GTCTAGCGTTACTGTCGACCGTGAGTCGAAAAGTAGGGGCACTATTTGGAATGAGCAACTTCGAATTCGATCAAGACAGGGACGAGAGAGCGAAAGATCTGTACCAAACTTACGTGTCTAACTATAATTCGAAACTGAAGTTTAGAGACGAGGAAGCAGATGCTACAG GTTTCATCGTTGAGCACGAAGCGATCGACTCCACGGTACTGACAAGGGCTGATATCAAATTAAGAAGCAAACAGGCTGTCGAAGCTTTTACGCGATTACAATAA